One window of the Puntigrus tetrazona isolate hp1 chromosome 13, ASM1883169v1, whole genome shotgun sequence genome contains the following:
- the frmd6 gene encoding FERM domain-containing protein 6 isoform X2 produces the protein MSKLTFHNNKTMQDRRCVCVFLPNDETLNVIVSVKTVCQELLVQVCDLLRLKDCHLFGLSVIQNNEHIYMELGQKLSKYCPKEWKREASKGIDQFGPPMIVHFRAQYYVENGRLISDRMARYYYYWHLRKQVLQSQCIQREEAYFLMAAFALQADLGNFKRNKHFGAYFHPEAYFPSWVIAKRGCDYILRHIPNMHKEQFALTASEAQLKYIKEAALLDDVTVHYYRLYKDKKELDASLTLGLTLRGIQIFQNVGTVRQLLYDFPWTNVGKLVFVGKRFEILPDGLPSARKLIYYTGCPLRSRHLLQLLSNSHRLYMNLQPVLKQVRRLEENEEKKQYRESYISDALEADVDHLEQRSRASGSSAGSTSRPNPFSRHSTTSHGSSRTSGVDTDSFRTPTNTPHRPLRTHSSSNTSHASTHTSGIESSSKEHCLDEDEIEMLVDDPKSCEDLHDLDLNQELCIHITEDMLSAQNNGCSGLVVKEVSSSTSSSSETIVRMRGQSIECLPQYLFRAALPYTQQHCRFSSVNSYGDGQEGPELHRPPQPITG, from the exons ATGAGCAAACTGACCTTCCACAATAACAAGACGATGCAGGACCGccggtgtgtgtgcgtgtttctcCCGAATGATGAAACTCTCAACGTTATAGTCAGT gTTAAGACTGTGTGTCAGGAGTTGTTGGTGCAGGTCTGTGATCTGCTCAGGTTGAAGGACTGTCACCTGTTCGGTCTCAGTGTTATTCAGA ACAATGAACACATATACATGGAACTGGGACAGAAACTGTCTAAATATTGTCCAAAAGAGTGGAAACGGGAAGCCAGCAAG GGAATTGACCAGTTTGGACCTCCTATGATTGTTCACTTCCGAGCACAGTATTATGTTGAAAATGGCAGACTTATCAG CGATCGCATGGCACGGTATTATTACTATTGGCATTTGCGGAAGCAGGTACTGCAGTCTCAGTGCATCCAGAGAGAAGAGGCTTATTTCCTTATGGCTGCATTTGCGCTGCAGGCTGACCTGGGAAACTTCAAACGGAACAAACACTTTGGTGCCTATTTCCATCCGGAAGCGTATTTTCCCTCCTGG GTAATAGCGAAGAGAGGATGTGACTATATTCTCCGTCATATCCCAAACATGCACAAAGAGCAGTTTGCTCTTACAGCATCAGAGGCCCAGctgaaatatataaaggaaGCAGCACTGTTGGATGACGTGACTGTCCATTATTACCGCCTCTACAAG GATAAGAAAGAGCTGGATGCTTCTTTAACTCTGGGACTGACCTTACGTGGGATTCAGATTTTTCAG aatgtgGGAACTGTCAGGCAACTCTTGTATGATTTTCCCTGGACCAATGTGGGGAAACTGGTGTTTGTG GGGAAGAGGTTTGAGATTCTTCCTGATGGTTTACCTTCAGCCAGGAAGCTCATCTACTACACAGGCTGTCCCCTGCGCTCACGACACCTCCTGCAGCTGCTCAGCAACAGCCACAGATTGTATATGAACCTACAGCCAGTGCTAAAACAGGTTCGACGACTGGAGGAAAATGAAG aAAAGAAGCAGTATAGGGAGTCATATATCAGCGATGCTCTGGAGGCAGACGTGGATCATTTAGAGCAGCGTTCACGTGCCAGCGGCAGCAGTGCAGGCAGCACGTCACGACCCAATCCCTTTTCACGACACTCCACCACGAGTCATGGCAGCTCCCGCACATCCGGCGTCGATACTGACAGTTTCCGAACACCTACCAACACACCCCACCGACCACTGAGAACACACTCGTCTTCCAACACCAGCCATGCCAGCACACACACGTCTGGCATCGAGAGCAGCAGCAAGGAGCACTGCCTGGATGAGGATG AGATTGAGATGTTGGTTGATGATCCGAAAAGTTGTGAAGATCTTCACGATTTAGATCTCAACCAGGAACTGTGTATTCACATCACAGAGGACATGCTGTCAGCACAGAACAACGGATGCTCCG GGTTAGTGGTGAAGGAAGTGAGTTCGTCCACATCCAGCTCATCAGAAACGATTGTGAGAATGAGGGGCCAGAGCATTGAATGTCTTCCCCAG TATTTGTTTAGGGCAGCCTTACCCTACACCCAACAGCACTGTCGTTTCTCATCTGTGAATTCAT ACGGCGATGGGCAGGAAGGGCCAGAGCTCCACAGACCGCCACAGCCAATCACTGGATGA
- the esr2b gene encoding estrogen receptor 2b isoform X1, translated as MSSSPGPAPASATPALDSGKASRGDSPNTLPHLYTSQLGMDSQTICIPSPYVEACQDYSPPHGGEISHGALTLYSPVSSTVLGYTHPPVSESLVPLSSTIFWPPHTALVYSETHAHTTWEDAKTHTINQGSPVLTHAKLVGQQPDGDEGLNPSPGILSKGDTHFCAVCHDYASGYHYGVWSCEGCKAFFKRSIQGHNDYICPATNQCTIDKSRRKSCQACRLRKCYEVGMMKCGVRRERCSYRGARHRRNSQSRDISGGALGVRVRSRPHLEFPLSPTHPLFPSGDRAEGCGRSLSPEQLVNCILEAEPPQIYLREPIKKPYTEASMMMSLTNLADKELVLMISWAKKIPGFVELTLSDQVHLLECCWLDILMLGLMWRSVDHPGKLIFSPDLKLNREEGNCVEGFMEILDMLLATTSRFRELKLQREEYVCLKAMILLNSNNCSSLSQTPEDVESRGKVLRLLDSVTDALVWTISRTSLSSQQQSIRLAHLLMLLSHIRHLSNKGIEHLSTMKRKNVVLLYDLLLEMLDANTSQSSRMLAAHTEASLRSDTQTTDHPSRQSALKESNLETWDSTQAEETVDKTLHCSMHRVGMDTD; from the exons ATGAGCTCCTCCCCTGGTCCGGCCCCTGCTTCAGCCACCCCTGCCCTGGACTCCGGGAAGGCCAGTCGAGGGGACTCGCCTAACACCTTACCCCATCTGTACACGTCCCAGCTCGGCATGGACAGCCAAACCATCTGCATTCCATCTCCGTATGTGGAAGCCTGTCAGGATTATTCACCACCGCATGGGGGAGAGATCAGCCACGGAGCCTTAACGCTCTACAGCCCCGTGTCCTCCACAGTGCTGGGGTACACTCATCCCCCCGTGTCCGAAAGCCTGGTCCCTTTAAGTTCGACAATCTTCTGGCCTCCCCACACCGCACTGGTCTACAGcgaaacacacgcacacaccacCTGGGAGGACGCCAAAACACACACCATTAACCAGGGCAG TCCTGTCCTTACTCATGCAAAGCTGGTAGGGCAGCAACCGGATGGTGATGAAGGCTTGAATCCTTCACCAGGCATTTTGAGTAAAGGAGACACACACTTCTGTGCAGTGTGTCATGACTACGCCTCTGGGTATCACTATGGTGTCTGGTCTTGTGAGGGGTGCAAGGCTTTTTTCAAACGCAGCATTCAAG GGCATAATGACTATATTTGTCCAGCTACCAATCAGTGCACCATTGACAAAAGCCGACGCAAGAGCTGCCAGGCCTGTCGACTCCGCAAGTGCTATGAAGTGGGCATGATGAAGTGTG gTGTGAGGCGGGAACGCTGTAGTTACCGAGGTGCCCGTCATCGACGTAACTCCCAGAGCCGAGACATCTCAGGCGGGGCTTTAGGGGTCAGAGTTCGTTCCCGGCCTCATTTAGAATTTCCCCTCAGTCCCACTCATCCACTCTTCCCTTCAGGGGACAGAGCTGAGGGATGTGGCCGGAGCCTCTCTCCAGAGCAGTTGGTCAATTGTATTTTGGAGGCGGAGCCTCCTCAGATTTACCTGAGAGAGCCAATAAAGAAGCCATACACGGAGGCCAGCATGATGATGTCACTAACCAACCTCGCTGACAAGGAACTGGTGCTCATGATCAGCTGGGCGAAGAAGATACCAG GTTTTGTGGAGCTGACTTTGTCTGATCAGGTGCATCTGTTGGAATGCTGCTGGCTGGATATATTGATGTTGGGACTGATGTGGAGATCCGTGGATCATCCCGGGAAGCTCATCTTCTCACCTGACCTCAAACTCAACAG GGAAGAAGGCAACTGTGTTGAAGGCTTCATGGAGATCCTTGACATGCTGCTGGCCACCACCTCCAGATTCAGAGAGCTGAAGCTTCAGAGAGAGGAATACGTCTGTCTCAAAGCCATGATCCTTCTCAACTCCA ATAACTGTTCAAGCTTGTCACAGACTCCTGAAGATGTAGAGAGCCGTGGGAAGGTTCTGAGGCTGCTGGACTCTGTGACTGACGCTCTAGTTTGGACCATCTCAAGAACAAGCTTGTCTTCGCAGCAGCAATCCATCCGTCTCGCTCATCTGCTAATGCTGCTCTCACATATTCGACACCTCAG CAACAAAGGCATTGAGCATCTGTCAACCATGAAGAGAAAAAACGTGGTGCTGCTGTATGATCTTCTGCTAGAGATGCTGGATGCCAACACATCCCAGAGCAGCCGGATGCTGGCGGCTCACACGGAAGCCTCTCTCCGGTCGGACACACAGACCACAGACCACCCATCCAGACAGTCTGCACTGAAAGAGAGCAACCTGGAGACCTGGGACAGTACACA AGCTGAAGAGACAGTTGATAAGACATTACATTGTAGCATGCATCGAGTGGGGATGGACACAGACTGA
- the esr2b gene encoding estrogen receptor 2b isoform X2 → MSSSPGPAPASATPALDSGKASRGDSPNTLPHLYTSQLGMDSQTICIPSPYVEACQDYSPPHGGEISHGALTLYSPVSSTVLGYTHPPVSESLVPLSSTIFWPPHTALVYSETHAHTTWEDAKTHTINQGSPVLTHAKLVGQQPDGDEGLNPSPGILSKGDTHFCAVCHDYASGYHYGVWSCEGCKAFFKRSIQGHNDYICPATNQCTIDKSRRKSCQACRLRKCYEVGMMKCGVRRERCSYRGARHRRNSQSRDISGGALGVRVRSRPHLEFPLSPTHPLFPSGDRAEGCGRSLSPEQLVNCILEAEPPQIYLREPIKKPYTEASMMMSLTNLADKELVLMISWAKKIPGFVELTLSDQVHLLECCWLDILMLGLMWRSVDHPGKLIFSPDLKLNREEGNCVEGFMEILDMLLATTSRFRELKLQREEYVCLKAMILLNSNNCSSLSQTPEDVESRGKVLRLLDSVTDALVWTISRTSLSSQQQSIRLAHLLMLLSHIRHLSNKGIEHLSTMKRKNVVLLYDLLLEMLDANTSQSSRMLAAHTEASLRSDTQTTDHPSRQSALKESNLETWDSTQ, encoded by the exons ATGAGCTCCTCCCCTGGTCCGGCCCCTGCTTCAGCCACCCCTGCCCTGGACTCCGGGAAGGCCAGTCGAGGGGACTCGCCTAACACCTTACCCCATCTGTACACGTCCCAGCTCGGCATGGACAGCCAAACCATCTGCATTCCATCTCCGTATGTGGAAGCCTGTCAGGATTATTCACCACCGCATGGGGGAGAGATCAGCCACGGAGCCTTAACGCTCTACAGCCCCGTGTCCTCCACAGTGCTGGGGTACACTCATCCCCCCGTGTCCGAAAGCCTGGTCCCTTTAAGTTCGACAATCTTCTGGCCTCCCCACACCGCACTGGTCTACAGcgaaacacacgcacacaccacCTGGGAGGACGCCAAAACACACACCATTAACCAGGGCAG TCCTGTCCTTACTCATGCAAAGCTGGTAGGGCAGCAACCGGATGGTGATGAAGGCTTGAATCCTTCACCAGGCATTTTGAGTAAAGGAGACACACACTTCTGTGCAGTGTGTCATGACTACGCCTCTGGGTATCACTATGGTGTCTGGTCTTGTGAGGGGTGCAAGGCTTTTTTCAAACGCAGCATTCAAG GGCATAATGACTATATTTGTCCAGCTACCAATCAGTGCACCATTGACAAAAGCCGACGCAAGAGCTGCCAGGCCTGTCGACTCCGCAAGTGCTATGAAGTGGGCATGATGAAGTGTG gTGTGAGGCGGGAACGCTGTAGTTACCGAGGTGCCCGTCATCGACGTAACTCCCAGAGCCGAGACATCTCAGGCGGGGCTTTAGGGGTCAGAGTTCGTTCCCGGCCTCATTTAGAATTTCCCCTCAGTCCCACTCATCCACTCTTCCCTTCAGGGGACAGAGCTGAGGGATGTGGCCGGAGCCTCTCTCCAGAGCAGTTGGTCAATTGTATTTTGGAGGCGGAGCCTCCTCAGATTTACCTGAGAGAGCCAATAAAGAAGCCATACACGGAGGCCAGCATGATGATGTCACTAACCAACCTCGCTGACAAGGAACTGGTGCTCATGATCAGCTGGGCGAAGAAGATACCAG GTTTTGTGGAGCTGACTTTGTCTGATCAGGTGCATCTGTTGGAATGCTGCTGGCTGGATATATTGATGTTGGGACTGATGTGGAGATCCGTGGATCATCCCGGGAAGCTCATCTTCTCACCTGACCTCAAACTCAACAG GGAAGAAGGCAACTGTGTTGAAGGCTTCATGGAGATCCTTGACATGCTGCTGGCCACCACCTCCAGATTCAGAGAGCTGAAGCTTCAGAGAGAGGAATACGTCTGTCTCAAAGCCATGATCCTTCTCAACTCCA ATAACTGTTCAAGCTTGTCACAGACTCCTGAAGATGTAGAGAGCCGTGGGAAGGTTCTGAGGCTGCTGGACTCTGTGACTGACGCTCTAGTTTGGACCATCTCAAGAACAAGCTTGTCTTCGCAGCAGCAATCCATCCGTCTCGCTCATCTGCTAATGCTGCTCTCACATATTCGACACCTCAG CAACAAAGGCATTGAGCATCTGTCAACCATGAAGAGAAAAAACGTGGTGCTGCTGTATGATCTTCTGCTAGAGATGCTGGATGCCAACACATCCCAGAGCAGCCGGATGCTGGCGGCTCACACGGAAGCCTCTCTCCGGTCGGACACACAGACCACAGACCACCCATCCAGACAGTCTGCACTGAAAGAGAGCAACCTGGAGACCTGGGACAGTACACAGTGA
- the frmd6 gene encoding FERM domain-containing protein 6 isoform X1: MSKLTFHNNKTMQDRRCVCVFLPNDETLNVIVSVKTVCQELLVQVCDLLRLKDCHLFGLSVIQNNEHIYMELGQKLSKYCPKEWKREASKGIDQFGPPMIVHFRAQYYVENGRLISDRMARYYYYWHLRKQVLQSQCIQREEAYFLMAAFALQADLGNFKRNKHFGAYFHPEAYFPSWVIAKRGCDYILRHIPNMHKEQFALTASEAQLKYIKEAALLDDVTVHYYRLYKDKKELDASLTLGLTLRGIQIFQNVGTVRQLLYDFPWTNVGKLVFVGKRFEILPDGLPSARKLIYYTGCPLRSRHLLQLLSNSHRLYMNLQPVLKQVRRLEENEEKKQYRESYISDALEADVDHLEQRSRASGSSAGSTSRPNPFSRHSTTSHGSSRTSGVDTDSFRTPTNTPHRPLRTHSSSNTSHASTHTSGIESSSKEHCLDEDEIEMLVDDPKSCEDLHDLDLNQELCIHITEDMLSAQNNGCSGLVVKEVSSSTSSSSETIVRMRGQSIECLPQTAMGRKGQSSTDRHSQSLDDVRLFQRNCQEWAELCQDTAHSYTFGCEPDLGDTVGCGYQGLADQCTGILKNQHAFPIKRTSKYFSLDLDREDLTTEHLTTEAEPEFVV, encoded by the exons ATGAGCAAACTGACCTTCCACAATAACAAGACGATGCAGGACCGccggtgtgtgtgcgtgtttctcCCGAATGATGAAACTCTCAACGTTATAGTCAGT gTTAAGACTGTGTGTCAGGAGTTGTTGGTGCAGGTCTGTGATCTGCTCAGGTTGAAGGACTGTCACCTGTTCGGTCTCAGTGTTATTCAGA ACAATGAACACATATACATGGAACTGGGACAGAAACTGTCTAAATATTGTCCAAAAGAGTGGAAACGGGAAGCCAGCAAG GGAATTGACCAGTTTGGACCTCCTATGATTGTTCACTTCCGAGCACAGTATTATGTTGAAAATGGCAGACTTATCAG CGATCGCATGGCACGGTATTATTACTATTGGCATTTGCGGAAGCAGGTACTGCAGTCTCAGTGCATCCAGAGAGAAGAGGCTTATTTCCTTATGGCTGCATTTGCGCTGCAGGCTGACCTGGGAAACTTCAAACGGAACAAACACTTTGGTGCCTATTTCCATCCGGAAGCGTATTTTCCCTCCTGG GTAATAGCGAAGAGAGGATGTGACTATATTCTCCGTCATATCCCAAACATGCACAAAGAGCAGTTTGCTCTTACAGCATCAGAGGCCCAGctgaaatatataaaggaaGCAGCACTGTTGGATGACGTGACTGTCCATTATTACCGCCTCTACAAG GATAAGAAAGAGCTGGATGCTTCTTTAACTCTGGGACTGACCTTACGTGGGATTCAGATTTTTCAG aatgtgGGAACTGTCAGGCAACTCTTGTATGATTTTCCCTGGACCAATGTGGGGAAACTGGTGTTTGTG GGGAAGAGGTTTGAGATTCTTCCTGATGGTTTACCTTCAGCCAGGAAGCTCATCTACTACACAGGCTGTCCCCTGCGCTCACGACACCTCCTGCAGCTGCTCAGCAACAGCCACAGATTGTATATGAACCTACAGCCAGTGCTAAAACAGGTTCGACGACTGGAGGAAAATGAAG aAAAGAAGCAGTATAGGGAGTCATATATCAGCGATGCTCTGGAGGCAGACGTGGATCATTTAGAGCAGCGTTCACGTGCCAGCGGCAGCAGTGCAGGCAGCACGTCACGACCCAATCCCTTTTCACGACACTCCACCACGAGTCATGGCAGCTCCCGCACATCCGGCGTCGATACTGACAGTTTCCGAACACCTACCAACACACCCCACCGACCACTGAGAACACACTCGTCTTCCAACACCAGCCATGCCAGCACACACACGTCTGGCATCGAGAGCAGCAGCAAGGAGCACTGCCTGGATGAGGATG AGATTGAGATGTTGGTTGATGATCCGAAAAGTTGTGAAGATCTTCACGATTTAGATCTCAACCAGGAACTGTGTATTCACATCACAGAGGACATGCTGTCAGCACAGAACAACGGATGCTCCG GGTTAGTGGTGAAGGAAGTGAGTTCGTCCACATCCAGCTCATCAGAAACGATTGTGAGAATGAGGGGCCAGAGCATTGAATGTCTTCCCCAG ACGGCGATGGGCAGGAAGGGCCAGAGCTCCACAGACCGCCACAGCCAATCACTGGATGATGTTCGACTTTTCCAGAGGAACTGTCAAGAGTGGGCGGAACTGTGCCAGGACACCGCACATAGCTATACATTTGGCTGCGAGCCAGACCTCGGGGACACGGTCGGCTGTGGGTACCAGGGACTTGCAGATCAGTGCACTGGCATCCTGAAAAACCAGCATGCGTTTCCCATCAAGAGAACCAGCAAGTATTTTTCTCTGGATCTGGACAGGGAAGATCTGACCACAGAACATTTGACCACCGAAGCTGAACCAGAGTTTGTGGTTTAA